The following proteins are co-located in the Bos indicus isolate NIAB-ARS_2022 breed Sahiwal x Tharparkar chromosome 8, NIAB-ARS_B.indTharparkar_mat_pri_1.0, whole genome shotgun sequence genome:
- the LOC109562505 gene encoding protein SPATA31F1-like, translated as MMSQTFVLWDLGYPLYTYGSIFIIILIIWQVKKSYHGLTEHKRSCCRRHRKVRQRARDAASRARRHSWKEADKLWELLSVMRSQGWLPQEGNVRQILCADPCCQTCNTMALEIQQLLGENTLISPTSGDTSQGSSCQEVLSMSNVTFEQSLEHRSPHSKDLSLPSATLTVSQKSLVQSVAQSPGAAGIHDYWAEHLKLRQGFQVLEGPSGTEEPRISVNLQEMMQSNLSLICGNQVQQPLNPQVSLLTLKQEITTLTHPVALPMVTVLPAHLPFLSPEVLRLLEVHVKKWTHFQRWGLPRRVEESLRQLMPKPPLFYQTVYKQPVSFIHNNTSRFSVEKFGTISYQNWGSGMAGQPTQAFWVSEWCITDPEQRRLYQQIPNHKALALPSSAVKELSGLYLMSGQQASDSVGPVQPKYSQLFCGLPSLHSESLVDTFLASQGLSNDESMSKPHLKDPFLFKELSFFPLLPKTPTQSTPLSSLSSQDCVAPSAHQQAHINVPFLTLDECEALEWHLLQRQLQLQWDLPDVFQRDQHVQSPVECKPGDKAQSSETLKTFWPGKHVSVLTRELLFPQHTRRVLEYHLQRQLIHHRWGLPQKIQQSIQLLLSPTNQQTISWSSTALDSVNGPQPTSLEATGADDPFSPIVDALSVPMPHLFDQAKAILRGHIDSKCGQIHQGNIPACVYSSWECIIPGGLEVTPFSCILESKPLELQAAADQDLQQEVIPGMPVVLDQQQQVSPKAVTEHPKLPGVLSEAAIEKLEITLRHKYLAFLSGLPALYCVALSRAMAPATTSITSPAMITEMVPESVEFSTEPLTQVTSPEEQGPSPGPGFQEASEALSNTAEEFQVDAQVKGVVEMLPIESQTEPERPSSLGEHILAKMNFHLRKKILEAQIGIPLKARESREQVVGTSEDVCTQESLESLNNQGQPLLQELPIPPDVPCAPDPEWLHLKEQLATESKAVHQKQKQPSSSIVPHSSVHWASSILVSGDMTEAQVLCVQLEASVNNPSLEEPWSPEPRSPELHSPDKSKDSAQVPTLAEKREEPGKPRLAGDHGEGDAGFTLSSTREKSHSVEGQRPEGILLNRTPRSPWQRRHRFHLDASCQHSPRHHPQPKLPELPPGVPRGKDSQKKDLQDSQAKLSVILKPARVPENAQPVVPQASRGQPFLGQLNVGKPLEGQALQGQVFPRQVVQGHTHKRPSLPEYGLINKMKSLLHCITPKTKGKGHEASMSSASEKVASTRKENVEKNLAPAKSPKGRTKTEKTRGDPKAQFPPPEKQMSLAFMDVTHSPGSKLRHHSRSHQLHLASVLGAPRHCPRHCPRVACATQPKNPP; from the exons ATGATGAGCCAGACTTTTGTTCTCTGGGATTTGGGGTATCCCCTATATACCTATGGCTCCATCTTCATTATTATTCTAATCATCTGGCAAGTGAAAAAGAGTTACCATGGATTAACGGAACATAAAAGGAGCTGCTGCCGG CGTCACCGAAAAGTCAGACAAAGGGCTAGAGATGCAGCATCAAGAG CTAGGAGACATTCCTGGAAAGAAGCTGACAAGCTGTGGGAGCTGCTCTCAGTCATGCGAAG CCAGGGCTGGCTACCTCAGGAGGGGAATGTGCGGCAGATCCTGTGTGCAGATCCCTGCTGCCAAACCTGCAACACCATGGCTCTGGAGATTCAGCAGTTGTTGGGTGAGAACACCCTGATCTCCCCCACTTCAGGGGATACCTCTCAGGGCTCTTCTTGCCAAGAGGTTTTGTCCATGTCTAATGTGACTTTTGAGCAGAGTCTGGAGCATCGTTCCCCACACTCCAAAGACCTTTCACTTCCATCTGCAACCCTCACAGTGTCACAGAAATCCTTAGTCCAGTCAGTGGCCCAGTCACCTGGTGCAGCCGGCATCCATGATTACTGGGCTGAACATCTCAAGCTAAGGCAGGGATTCCAAGTGCTAGAGGGTCCctcagggactgaggagcctagaaTTTCAGTGAATCTGCAGGAGATGATGCAGAGCAACCTCAGCCTCATCTGTGGGAACCAAGTCCAGCAGCCCTTAAATCCCCAGGTCTCTCTGCTGACCCTGAAACAAGAAATTACTACCCTGACACATCCAGTGGCCTTGCCGATGGTCACTGtcctccctgcccacctgccGTTCCTGAGTCCTGAAGTCCTGAGACTTCTTGAGGTCCATGTGAAAAAATGGACGCATTTCCAGAGGTGGGGGCTCCCCAGGCGTGTAGAAGAGTCCCTGAGGCAGCTGATGCCAAAGCCGCCACTATTTTACCAAACTGTATATAAGCAACCAGTTTCTTTCATCCACAATAATACTTCTCGTTTCTCTGTTGAGAAATTTGGGACCATTTCATACCAGAACTGGGGTTCAGGTATGGCTGGCCAGCCTACCCAGGCCTTCTGGGTTTCTGAATGGTGCATTACAGATCCAGAACAAAGACGCCTCTACCAGCAAATTCCCAACCATAAGGCTTTAGCCTTGCCCTCTTCAGCCGTTAAAGAATTAAGTGGCCTCTATCTAATGTCTGGGCAACAGGCTAGTGACTCAGTGGGCCCCGTGCAGCCAAAATACAGCCAGCTATTCTGTGGCCTGCCTTCTCTGCACAGTGAGTCGCTGGTTGACACCTTCTTGGCTTCTCAAGGCCTCTCCAACGATGAGAGCATGTCCAAGCCCCACTTGAAGGATCCCTTTCTCTTCAAGGAACTCTCCTTCTTCCCTTTGCTGCCTAAAACTCCAACCCAGTCaactccactctcttctctgtcttcacAAGATTGTGTTGCTCCGTCTGCTCACCAACAAGCTCACATCAATGTCCCATTTCTGACTCTGGACGAGTGTGAAGCCTTGGAGTGGCACCTGCTGCAGAGGCAGCTCCAGCTTCAGTGGGACTTGCCAGATGTTTTCCAGAGAGATCAACATGTCCAGAGCCCCGTGGAGTGTAAGCCTGGTGACAAAGCCCAGTCTTCTGAGACTCTGAAAACTTTCTGGCCGGGGAAGCATGTCTCAGTCCTCACAAGGGAGCTACTCTTCCCGCAGCACACCAGGAGGGTGCTGGAATACCACCTCCAGAGACAGCTGATTCACCACCGCTGGGGCCTGCCCCAGAAGATCCAGCAGTCCATTCAGTTGCTCCTGTCCCCCACTAATCAGCAGACTATATCCTGGAGCAGCACAGCCCTAGACAGTGTGAATGGCCCCCAGCCTACATCTCTGGAGGCCACTGGAGCTGATGACCCATTCTCACCTATTGTGGACGCATTGTCAGTCCCCATGCCACACTTATTTGACCAGGCCAAGGCAATATTGCGGGGCCATATCGACTCCAAATGTGGACAAATTCACCAGGGCAACATCCCTGCCTGTGTATATAGTTCTTGGGAGTGCATAATTCCTGGGGGCCTAGAAGTGACTCCCTTCAGCTGCATCCTGGAAAGCAAGCCCCTGGAACTCCAGGCAGCAGCTGACCAGGACCTTCAACAGGAAGTTATACCCGGGATGCCAGTGGTCCTTGATCAGCAGCAACAGGTCTCACCAAAAGCTGTCACTGAACATCCTAAGCTGCCCGGAGTCCTGTCAGAGGCAGCCATTGAGAAACTGGAGATAACTTTACGGCACAAGTATCTGGCCTTCTTGTCAGGGCTGCCTGCTCTTTATTGTGTGGCTCTCTCCAGGGCCATGGCCCCAGCAACCACGTCAATCACATCCCCAGCTATGATCACAGAGATGGTGCCTGAGTCTGTTGAATTCTCAACAGAACCTCTGACTCAAGTGACCTCGCCTGAAGAGCAGGGTCCAAGTCCTGGGCCAGGCTTTCAAGAGGCCAGTGAGGCTCTTTCAAACACTGCAGAAGAATTCCAGGTTGATGCGCAGGTGAAAGGAGTAGTTGAGATGCTGCCTATAGAAAGCCAAACAGAGCCTGAGAGGCCCTCTTCACTTGGGGAGCACATCTTGGCCAAAATGAATTTCCATCTGAGAAAGAAGATCCTAGAGGCACAAATTGGAATTCCCTTAAAGGCAAGAGAGTCCAGGGAACAAGTTGTAGGAACGTCAGAGGATGTATGTACACAGGAGTCTCTTGAGAGTTTAAACAACCAAGGACAACCACTGCTCCAGGAACTCCCCATCCCACCAGATGTGCCATGTGCCCCAGACCCAGAGTGGCTCCACCTCAAAGAACAGCTGGCCACTGAGTCAAAGGCGGTGCACCAGAAACAGAAGCAACCCAGTTCCAGCATAGTACCCCATAGTTCTGTCCACTGGGCTTCCAGTATCTTAGTCAGTGGGGACATGACAGAGGCCCAGGTGCTTTGTGTTCAGCTGGAGGCCAGTGTGAACAACCCCAGTCTGGAGGAGCCTTGGAGCCCTGAGCCCCGGAGCCCTGAGCTCCATAGTCCTGACAAGAGCAAGGACTCAGCCCAAGTCCCTACACTggcagaaaagagagaggagccAGGCAAACCCAGATTGGCTGGGGACCATGGAGAAGGTGATGCTGGGTTCACACTCTCCTCCACAAGAGAAAAAAGCCACTCTGTTGAAGGCCAGAGGCCAGAAGGGATACTTCTGAATAGGACACCCCGCAGCCCCTGGCAACGGAGACATCGCTTTCACCTTGATGCTTCCTGTCAACATAGTCCTCGGCATCACCCTCAGCCTAAACTCCCAGAGCTACCTCCTGGAGTCCCTAGGGGGAAGGATTCTCAGAAGAAGGACCTGCAAGACAGTCAAGCCAAGCTCAGTGTTATCCTCAAACCAGCAAGGGTTCCCGAGAATGCCCAGCCTGTGGTGCCCCAAGCATCACGAGGCCAGCCTTTCCTGGGCCAGCTCAATGTGGGTAAGCCATTGGAGGGCCAAGCTTTACAAGGTCAGGTCTTTCCGAGGCAGGTAGTTCAAGGCCATACTCACAAGAGGCCCAGCCTTCCAGAATATGGCCTGATAAATAAGATGAAATCTCTTCTGCACTGTATTACACCCAAGACAAAAGGCAAAGGGCATGAGGCATCCATGTCCTCTGCATCTGAGAAAGTGGCCAGcaccagaaaagaaaatgtggaaaaaaacTTGGCTCCAGCCAAAAGTCCCAAGGGACGAACTAAGACAGAGAAGACAAGAGGGGACCCCAAGGCCCAGTTTCCACCCCCTGAGAAGCAGATGAGCCTGGCTTTCATGGATGTTACCCACTCCCCAGGCAGTAAGCTCCGGCACCACTCCCGCTCCCATCAGCTCCACTTGGCCTCAGTCCTGGGTGCCCCCCGCCACTGTCCTCGGCACTGTCCTCGAGTGGCTTGTGCCACCCAACCAAAGAACCCACCCTAA